A single window of Coffea eugenioides isolate CCC68of chromosome 7, Ceug_1.0, whole genome shotgun sequence DNA harbors:
- the LOC113777909 gene encoding uncharacterized protein LOC113777909, which translates to MAVTDPKPMRVCFSFAAYTKNLIHYLKSSDIPIEEGLTDAELSSIESTFNFTFPPDLRSILQEGLPVGPGFPNWRSSSSVQQLQVLTSLPVSGVCKEISRNHLWLDSWGERPGDDDQAVNLGKGFLRNAPFLVPVYRHFYVPSTPCMAGNPVFYVHGGNVQLWSFDIAGFFQQAEFTTNEDILRRPTLSKLFSTPAWAATEPRRIEVWSELVERGERLAACGGTRRWWSGELGGCLEEVFWRLRNGGWKEEDVREMMMMDGRDENDDDHCTGRNGFDKNAALIDKEGIVWHVKVLSKRLLRAGWSGEDVMESLGFPEDYLGDPDPPPPDGDCWFEFRHDQKNNSNANTTKESQMNMHSIKA; encoded by the coding sequence ATGGCGGTCACCGATCCAAAACCCATGCGGGTTTGTTTTTCATTTGCAGCCTACACCAAGAACCTCATTCATTACCTAAAATCCTCCGATATTCCCATTGAAGAAGGCCTCACCGACGCCGAATTATCCTCCATTGAATCCACCTTCAATTTCACATTTCCCCCCGATTTACGTTCTATTCTCCAAGAAGGCCTCCCTGTGGGTCCCGGCTTCCCCAACTGGCGATCATCCTCCTCCGTTCAACAACTTCAGGTCCTCACCAGTCTACCCGTCTCAGGTGTATGCAAGGAAATATCAAGAAACCATTTGTGGCTCGATTCTTGGGGTGAAAGGCCAGGAGATGATGATCAAGCTGTGAATTTAGGTAAAGGATTCTTGAGAAATGCGCCGTTTCTTGTTCCGGTGTACCGGCATTTCTACGTTCCTTCGACGCCGTGTATGGCGGGGAATCCCGTGTTTTACGTGCATGGAGGGAATGTTCAGCTGTGGAGTTTCGATATAGCCGGATTCTTCCAGCAGGCGGAATTCACCACGAACGAGGACATCTTGAGaaggcccaccttgtccaaatTATTCAGCACGCCGGCCTGGGCCGCGACTGAGCCGAGGAGGATCGAGGTATGGTCGGAGTTGGTGGAGAGGGGGGAAAGGCTGGCGGCGTGTGGTGGCACGCGCAGGTGGTGGAGTGGGGAGTTAGGGGGGTGCTTGGAGGAGGTGTTTTGGAGATTAAGGAACGGAGGGTGGAAAGAAGAGGATGTAAGGGAGATGATGATGATGGACGGGCGTGATGAGAACGATGATGATCACTGCACCGGACGAAATGGTTTTGATAAGAACGCTGCGTTGATTGATAAGGAAGGGATCGTCTGGCACGTGAAGGTATTGTCTAAGAGGCTGTTGCGTGCGGGGTGGAGCGGGGAAGATGTGATGGAGTCGCTCGGTTTTCCGGAGGATTATTTGGGCGATCCTGACCCACCACCACCTGATGGAGATTGTTGGTTCGAGTTTCGACACGATCAAAAAAATAATTCTAATGCTAATACTACTAAGGAGAGTCAAATGAACATGCACTCTATCAAGGCGTGA